One Camelina sativa cultivar DH55 chromosome 3, Cs, whole genome shotgun sequence genomic window carries:
- the LOC104770388 gene encoding heat shock 70 kDa protein 16, translating to MSVVGFDVGNENCVIAVAKQRGIDVLLNDESNRENPAMVSFGEKQRFMGAAAAASATMHPKSTISQLKRLIGRKFREPDVQNDLRLFPFEASEGSDGGIQIQLRYMGEIQSFSPVQILGMLLSHLKQTAEKSLKTPVSDCVIGIPSYFTNAQRLAYLDAAAIAGLRPLRLMHDSTATALGYGIYKTDLVANSSPTYIVFIDIGHCDTQVCVASFESGSMRVRSHAFDRNLGGRDFDEVLFNHFAVEFKEKYSIDVYTNTKACVRLRASCEKLKKVLSANAEAQLNIECLMEEKDVRSFIKREEFEQLSAGLLERLIVPCQKALADSGLILDHIHSVELVGSGSRIPAISKMLSSLFKRELGRTVNASECVARGCALQCAMLSPVFRVRDYEVQDFFPFAVGFSSEKGPINTISNELLFPKGQVFPSVKVLTLHRENTFHLEAFYANHDEITPDLPTPICSFKIGPFHISYGEAARVKVRVQLNLHGIVTIDSASLIEHHKENITSEDVISENNHQSAATKDDTLDASSGPTGNEPKAIKRMEIPVIANLSGALTKDELSEAKQRENSLVEQDLKMESTKDKKNALESFVYEMRDKMLNTYRNTATESERECIARNLQETEDWLYEDGDDESENAYIEKLNDIKKLIDPIESRFKDGEERVQASKDLLKIIADSRMAAESLPPPRKNAVLDECHKAERWLQERSAEQESLPKDANPEMQSGEIRRKADALNATCKYIGKSNSPPMKPEHNGGSQGSRNSDDMEVD from the exons ATGAGTGTGGTGGGTTTTGATGTTGGTAATGAGAACTGTGTTATTGCGGTTGCAAAGCAACGAGGGATCGATGTTCTGTTGAACGATGAGTCCAACCGAGAAAATCCTGCTATGGTTTCCTTTGGTGAGAAGCAGAGATTCATgggtgctgctgctgctgcctCTGCTACTATGCATCCCAAATCTACCATTTCGCAGCTAAAGAGATTGATCGGTAGGAAATTTAGGGAACCTGATGTTCAGAATGATCTGAGGTTGTTCCCTTTTGAAGCTTCCGAAGGCTCTGATGGTGGAATTCAAATTCAACTTCGGTACATGGGTGAGATTCAGAGCTTTAGTCCAGTGCAGATACTAGGCATGTTGCTTTCACATTTGAAGCAGACCGCGGAGAAGAGTCTCAAAACTCCTGTTTCAGACTGTGTCATTGGGATACCTTCCTACTTTACTAACGCACAGAGACTTGCTTATTTGGATGCTGCAGCCATTGCTGGCCTGAGGCCGTTGAGATTGATGCATGATTCTACAGCTACTGCTCTTGGATATGGTATATACAAGACAGACCTGGTAGCTAACTCGAGCCCTACTTACATTGTGTTTATCGATATTGGTCACTGCGATACACAAGTGTGTGTGGCATCATTTGAGTCTGGAAGCATGAGAGTCCGTTCTCATGCTTTTGATAGAAACTTGGGCGGGAGAGATTTTGATGAGGTTCTCTTCAACCACTTTGCCGTCGAATTTAAGGAGAAATACAGCATAGATGTATATACAAATACCAAGGCGTGTGTTAGGTTAAGAGCATCGTGTGAGAAACTTAAAAAGGTCTTGAGTGCAAATGCTGAGGCACAGCTGAATATAGAATGTCTGATGGAGGAGAAGGACGTGAGGAGCTTCATCaagagagaagagtttgagCAGTTGTCAGCAGGTTTGCTGGAGAGATTAATTGTACCGTGTCAGAAGGCTTTGGCTGACTCTGGATTAATTTTGGATCATATCCATTCTGTGGAGCTAGTTGGTTCAGGTTCCCGAATTCCAGCTATATCTAAGATGCTAAGCTCCTTGTTTAAGAGGGAGCTAGGCAGGACTGTGAATGCAAGTGAGTGTGTAGCTCGAGGATGTGCGCTTCAATGTGCAATGCTCAGTCCAGTTTTCCGAGTTAGAGATTATGAG GTTCAAGATTTTTTCCCTTTCGCAGTCGGCTTCTCATCTGAGAAAGGTCCCATAAACACAATATCGAATGAATTGCTCTTTCCGAAAGGCCAGGTCTTTCCAAGTGTAAAGGTTCTTACTCTACATAGGGAAAACACTTTCCATTTGGAAGCCTTTTATGCAAACCATGACGAAATAACACCTGATTTACCGACTCCGATCTGCAGTTTTAAG ATTGGTCCTTTCCATATTTCCTATGGAGAAGCAGCACGTGTCAAAGTAAGAGTTCAGTTAAATCTCCACGGGATTGTAACGATCGATTCAGCTTCT CTAATAGAACATCACAAGGAGAATATAACATCTGAAGATGTGATATCCGAAAACAACCACCAATCTGCTGCTACAAAGGATGACACTTTAGACGCTTCGTCAGGTCCTACT GGTAATGAGCCTAAGGCTATCAAAAGAATGGAAATTCCAGTTATTGCGAATCTATCTGGTGCATTGACAAAGGATGAGTTATCGGAGGCCAAACAGAGAGAGAACTCTTTAGTGGAGCAAGATCTGAAAATGGAATCGACAAAGGATAAGAAAAATGCTCTTGAATCCTTTGTTTATGAGATGCGTGATAAG ATGCTAAATACATATCGGAACACTGCAACCGAGTCAGAACGGGAATGCATAGCTAGAAATCTTCAGGAAACAGAGGACTGGCTCTAcgaagatggtgatgatgaatcCGAAAATGCTTACATTGAAAAATTGAATGATATTAAAAAG CTCATCGATCCTATTGAAAGTCGGTTTAAAGATGGAGAAGAGCGAGTACAAGCATCAAAAGATCTTCTGAAAATTATTGCAGATAGTCGAATGGCTGCAGagtctcttcctcctccaagAAAGAACGCG GTTCTTGATGAATGTCATAAAGCTGAGAGGTGGCTTCAGGAGAGAAGCGCAGAACAAGAATCTTTACCCAAAGACGCTAATCCAGAGATGCAATCTGGTGAAATCAGGAGAAAAGCTGATGCTCTTAACGC GACTTGCAAGTACATTGGGAAATCAAACTCTCCGCCCATGAAACCAGAACATAATGGAGGATCACAAGGAAGTAGAAACTCAGATGATATGGAGGTTGATTGA
- the LOC104770405 gene encoding protein DETOXIFICATION 36-like: MGTEATTAVDNLQQPLLESTKSEVDFRMESVLTDTHLSYFRRIYLAALIEMKYLFHLAAPAIFVYVINNGMSMVTRIFAGRLGSMQLAAASLGNSGFNMFSIGLMLGMGSAVETLCGQAHGAHRYDMLGVYLQRSTIVLVLTGLPMTVLFIFSKPLLTSLGEPADVASMASVFVYGMVPMIFAYAVNFPIQKFLQAQSIVTPSAYISAAILALHLVLTWLSVFKFGWGLLGLSVVHSLSWWIIVLAQIVYIKISPRCRRTWVGFSWKAFDGLWDFFQLSAASAVMLCLESWYSQILVLLAGLLKDPELALDSLAICMSISAMSFMVSVGFNAAASVRVSNELGAGNPRSAAFSTAVTTVVSFLLSLFEAVVILSWRHVISYIFTDSEAVAEAVAELSPFLAITIVLNGVQPVLSGVAVGCGWQAYVAYVNIGCYYIVGIPIGYVLGFTYDMGARGIWTGMIGGTLMQTIILVIVTFRTDWDKEVEKASRRLDQWEDSSPLLKQ, from the exons atgggtACGGAAGCTACCACCGCCGTGGACAACCTTCAGCAACCGTTGCTGGAGTCAACGAAATCGGAAGTTGACTTCAGGATGGAGAGTGTATTAACGGACACACATTTGTCATATTTCCGGCGGATCTACTTGGCGGCGTTGATCGAGATGAAGTATCTTTTCCACTTGGCGGCTCCTGCGATCTTTGTTTACGTTATCAACAATGGCATGTCCATGGTCACTCGTATTTTCGCCGGTCGTTTAGGAAGTATGCAACTCGCAGCTGCTTCTCTCGGAAACAGCGGTTTCAATATGTTCTCCATTGGTCTCATG CTTGGAATGGGAAGTGCAGTGGAGACATTATGTGGGCAAGCGCATGGAGCTCACAGATACGACATGCTTGGAGTCTACTTACAAAGATCCACGATTGTTCTTGTCCTAACCGGACTTCCAATGACCGTACTCTTCATATTCTCCAAACCTCTCCTCACTTCTTTAGGAGAGCCAGCTGACGTTGCATCAATGGCCTCAGTCTTCGTCTACGGTATGGTTCCAATGATCTTCGCATACGCAGTCAACTTCCCTATCCAAAAGTTCCTCCAGGCACAGAGCATCGTGacgccaagcgcgtacatcTCAGCCGCTATACTCGCCCTCCACTTAGTCCTCACTTGGCTCTCGGTCTTCAAGTTTGGCTGGGGCTTACTTGGTCTCTCCGTAGTTCACAGTCTCTCGTGGTGGATCATTGTTTTGGCTCAGATTGTTTACATAAAGATCAGTCCAAGATGTCGCCGGACTTGGGTTGGTTTTAGCTGGAAAGCTTTTGATGGTCTTTGGGACTTTTTCCAGTTATCTGCGGCTTCCGCCGTCATGCTCTGCCTTGAATCTTGGTATTCTCAGATTCTTGTTCTCCTAGCCGGACTTCTTAAAGACCCTGAACTTGCTTTAGATTCTTTAGCAAtctg CATGTCTATTTCGGCAATGTCGTTCATGGTGTCCGTTGGATTCAACGCAGCTGCCAG TGTAAGAGTTAGTAACGAATTAGGAGCTGGAAATCCAAGATCAGCAGCATTTTCAACCGCGGTAACTACGGTGGTATCATTTTTACTGTCATTGTTTGAAGCCGTCGTGATCCTCTCATGGCGTCACGTCATCAGTTACATTTTCACGGATAGTGAAGCCGTTGCTGAAGCCGTCGCCGAGCTCTCTCCTTTCTTAGCCATCACCATTGTTCTCAACGGAGTACAACCTGTTTTATCTG GTGTGGCTGTTGGATGTGGGTGGCAAGCATATGTGGCGTACGTTAACATTGGATGTTATTACATTGTGGGGATTCCTATTGGTTATGTTCTTGGTTTCACCTATGATATGGGAGCTAGG GGAATATGGACAGGGATGATTGGGGGCACACTCATGCAAACTATTATCTTAGTCATTGTCACTTTCAGAACTGATTGGGATAAAGAG GTGGAGAAGGCGTCGAGACGATTGGACCAGTGGGAAGACAGCTCTCCGCTTCTTaagcaataa
- the LOC104770430 gene encoding sterol 14-demethylase-like, which yields MESDPENKLLKTGLVIVATLVIAKLIFSFFTSDSKKKRLPPTLKAWPPLIGSLIKFLKGPIIMLREEYPKLGSVFTVNLVHKKITFLIGPEVSAHFFKASESDLSQQEVYQFNVPTFGPGVVFDVDYSVRQEQFRFFTEALRVNKLKGYVDMMVTEAEDHFSKWGESGEVDLKVELERLIILTASRCLLGREVRDQLFDDVSALFHDLDNGMLPISVLFPYLPLPAHRRRDRAREKLADIFSKIIGSRKSSGKSENDMLQCFIESKYKDGRQTTESEVTGLLIAALFAGQHTSSITSTWTGAYLMRYKEYFSAAFDEQKNLIAKHGDKIDHDILSEMDVLYRCIKEALRLHPPLIMLMRASHSDFSVTARDGKTYDVPKGHIVATSPAFANRLPHIFKDPDTYDPERYSPGREEDKTAGAFSYISFGGGRHGCLGEPFAYLQIKAIWSHLLRNFELELVSPFPEIDWNAMVVGVKGSVMVRYKRRQLS from the exons ATGGAATCGGATCCGGAGAACAAATTGTTGAAGACGGGTTTGGTTATAGTGGCGACACTTGTCATAGCCAAactcatcttctccttcttcacttCCGATTCCAAGAAGAAGCGTCTTCCTCCTACTCTTAAAGCTTGGCCTCCATTGATCGGAAGTCTTATCAAATTCTTGAAAGGACCTATTATTATGCTTAGAGAGGAATACCCTAAGCTTGGTAGTGTCTTCACTGTCAATCTTGTTCACAAAAAGATCACCTTTCTCATTGGTCCTGAAGTCTCTGCTCATTTTTTCAAAGCTTCTGAATCTGATCTTAGCCAGCAGGAAGTTTATCAATTCAATGTGCCTACTTTTGGTCCTGGGGTTGTCTTCGATGTTGACTATTCCGTTCGTCAGGAGCAGTTTAGGTTCTTCACTGAGGCTCTTAGAGTCAACAAGTTGAAGGGTTATGTGGATATGATGGTTACTGAAGCTGAG GATCACTTCTCGAAATGGGGAGAGAGTGGTGAAGTTGATCTGAAGGTTGAGCTAGAGCGTCTTATCATCTTGACTGCAAGTAGATGTTTACTGGGTAGAGAAGTTCGTGACCAGCtttttgatgatgtttctgCTTTGTTCCATGACCTTGACAATGGAATGCTTCCCATCAGTGTTCTCTTCCCATACCTCCCACTTCCAGCTCACAGACGTCGTGACCGTGCCCGAGAAAAGCTTGCTgatattttctcaaaaatcaTAGGGTCGAGGAAAAGCTCTGGCAAATCAGAGAATGACATGTTGCAGTGTTTCATCGAGTCAAAGTACAAAGACGGTAGACAGACAACCGAATCTGAAGTCACCGGTTTGCTCATTGCTGCTCTGTTTGCAGGACAACACACTAGTTCTATCACTTCCACGTGGACTGGTGCTTATCTGATGCGATACAAAGAGTACTTCTCAGCTGCTTTTGATGAGCAGAAGAACCTGATTGCCAAACATGGAGACAAGATCGATCACGATATCTTATCCGAGATGGATGTTCTCTACCGCTGCATTAAGGAAGCGTTGAGGCTTCACCCTCCATTGATCATGCTCATGAGAGCCTCGCACAGTGATTTCAGCGTGACAGCCCGGGATGGGAAAACATATGATGTCCCAAAGGGTCACATTGTTGCAACCTCGCCTGCATTTGCCAACCGGTTACCACATATCTTCAAAGACCCGGACACCTATGACCCAGAAAGATACTCCCCGGGAAGAGAAGAGGACAAAACTGCAGGAGCATTTTCATACATTTCATTCGGTGGAGGTAGGCACGGGTGTCTTGGAGAGCCGTTTGCTTACCTGCAGATCAAAGCCATATGGAGTCATTTGTTGAGGAACTTTGAGCTTGAGTTGGTTTCACCGTTCCCCGAGATAGACTGGAACGCTATGGTGGTTGGTGTTAAAGGCAGTGTGATGGTGCGTTACAAGCGACGCCAGCTTTCTTGA
- the LOC104770414 gene encoding protein BRANCHLESS TRICHOME-like, translating to MESITKWDLGSLRTYYSIEPWEKFQEEEVLDISLVPQLQGELWKAQSRIKELEAEKYGSCFIRNQRFEREKTTDPAVDYLKEKLSKEREEMKRAKAENSRLKKKILNMESSVNRLRRERDTMEKVCEELVTRIDELKANARRMWNETEEEREMLQMAEMWREERVRVKFTEAKLSLQEKYEEMDLYVNELEKCLEMAKEVGGIDEMRLRRGEGLIKIARSLEPIDDKIRF from the coding sequence ATGGAGAGCATAACGAAGTGGGACTTGGGATCACTCCGAACTTATTACTCCATTGAACCTTGGGAGAAGTTTCAAGAAGAGGAGGTTCTAGACATTAGCCTTGTTCCTCAACTTCAAGGGGAGTTATGGAAGGCTCAATCGAGAATCAAAGAGCTCGAGGCCGAAAAGTATGGATCGTGTTTCATAAGAAACcaaagatttgagagagaaaaaactaCTGATCCAGCTGTTGACTACTTGAAGGAGAAGTTAAGCAAAGAGAGGGAAGAAATGAAAAGAGCTAAAGCTGAGAATTCTAggttaaagaagaagattttgaatATGGAATCATCAGTGAATCggttgagaagagaaagagatacaaTGGAGAAAGTGTGCGAGGAACTGGTTACAAGGATAGATGAATTGAAGGCGAATGCAAGGAGGATGTGGAACGAGACTGAGGAGGAGAGGGAAATGTTGCAGATGGCTGAGATGTGGAGGGAAGAAAGGGTTAGGGTTAAGTTCACGGAAGCCAAACTTTCCTTGCAAGAAAAATACGAGGAGATGGACTTGTATGTAAATGAGTTAGAGAAGTGTTTAGAGATGGCGAAAGAAGTAGGAGGTATTGATGAGATGAGGCTAAGGAGAGGTGAAGGTTTAATAAAGATTGCGAGATCTTTGGAACCTATAGATGATAAGATTAGATTCTGA
- the LOC104770441 gene encoding uncharacterized protein LOC104770441 — MARGRKLTMSQSERYLGSGYSYGDGNVTNEPELTEEDIWSHAVDHSPEMLESHGAWNTRDAVVRNGRVGGGLSLAFEDASSSPRIVHQIRCGGEGGGGGGEIVQRQLASSAPVNVPDWSKIYRVNSVESIHESDEEDEEDSGMMMPPHEYLAKSQKRRSRKSGGGLGGGASVFEGVGRTLKGRELRRVRDAIWSQTGFYG; from the coding sequence ATGGCAAGAGGTCGAAAGCTGACGATGAGCCAGAGCGAGAGGTATCTTGGAAGCGGCTACAGCTACGGCGACGGTAACGTAACCAACGAACCAGAGCTCACGGAGGAGGACATCTGGTCACACGCCGTCGATCATAGCCCGGAGATGCTGGAGTCTCATGGAGCGTGGAACACACGCGATGCTGTTGTGAGAAATGGGCGCGTCGGTGGTGGTTTGTCCTTGGCGTTTGAGGACGCGTCGTCGTCGCCGAGGATCGTGCATCAGATACGTTgcggaggagaaggaggaggggGAGGAGGAGAAATAGTTCAGCGGCAGTTGGCGTCGTCGGCGCCGGTGAACGTGCCTGACTGGAGTAAGATATATAGGGTCAACTCGGTTGAGTCGATACACGAGTCGGAtgaagaggacgaggaagatTCAGGGATGATGATGCCGCCGCATGAGTACCTAGCGAAGAGCCAAAAGCGGCGGAGCAGGAAATCTGGCGGCGGATTAGGCGGTGGCGCGTCGGTGTTTGAAGGAGTTGGAAGGACTCTCAAAGGACGAGAATTAAGGCGCGTTCGTGACGCGATTTGGAGCCAAACAGGGTTCTACGGCTAA